A genomic stretch from Pomacea canaliculata isolate SZHN2017 linkage group LG2, ASM307304v1, whole genome shotgun sequence includes:
- the LOC112556438 gene encoding uncharacterized protein LOC112556438 isoform X3: MNFQLAQQTHGAGDQKNQVWPGNLLWNVADDLPYVQLSTLDEEVMVSYSGPDTGLMYAESPGGNNDNPGPVAGCKTWNRKEPQGYGICISLYEQHPISMKMSGEPLADAFALCARRNNAILLIADGVNWGEKSRLAARCALYGSMKYLNYKMFDKHQQPSTTQDVITLLRKSLDEAHRAILARDGGLTTMCACMVVPVANSDQYVACCVNVGDSYGFVYSHNQGIREVTIGSHDVSSERDIRDAGGALGPVDGQNPELHNLAFSMTFCNVGDIVFLTTDGVSDNFDPVVTKIALPQKADDSNFNKTVPNNPNGSLLHSKPEMTPKERHVYSMKEMERVIHEYELLTEEQCSAQEFCSAMVQHVLTVTDGKRKILENPALYAKRKLTSAERKRRDSEIVEKMSKAPGKLDHASIIAFEVGGFMKNIEEIESEKVEMENAGRPLESAAPNSLPGLTSPVSPTSPSNIAKKSGPRKFLSILKNLPSPTTSSSPSSPQPHHLGSSLPASNSSRPQSPLAIPISPRKFPKLRRQRFSSRDSEPETPASPSIPESPFESAKE; the protein is encoded by the exons ATGAATTTTCAACTTGCCCAACAGACTCATGGAGCGGGG GATCAAAAAAATCAAGTTTGGCCAGGAAATCTTTTATGGAATGTAGCAGATGATCTGCCCTACGTGCAGCTATCTACCTTAGATGAAGAGGTCATGGTTAGCTACTCTGGACCAGACACTGGATTAATGTATGCTGAATCTCCAGGAGGAAACA ATGATAACCCTGGTCCTGTTGCTGGGTGTAAGACATGGAATCGCAAGGAGCCACAAGGATATGGCATCTGCATCTCTTTATATGAACAGCATCCTATTAGTATGAAGATGTCAG GAGAGCCATTAGCAGATGCATTTGCACTTTGTGCTCGTAGAAATAATGCCATTCTTCTGATTGCGGATGGTGTAAATTGGGGAGAGAAGTCAAGGCTAGCAGCTAGGTGTGCTTTATATGGCAGCATGAAGTACCTCAACTACAAGATGTTTGATAAGCATCAGCAGCCAAGCACTACTCAG gATGTTATAACACTTCTTAGGAAATCTCTGGATGAAGCACATCGTGCTATTCTGGCACGGGATGGAGGGCTTACAACAATGTGTGCTTGCATGGTTGTTCCTGTGGCCAACTCTGATCAGTATGTGGCATGTTGCGTCAATGTTGGAGATAGCTATGGCTTTGTGTACTCCCACAACCAAGGCATTCGTGAAGTCACCATAGGTTCTCATGATGTGTCATCAGAGCGAGACATAAGAGATGCTGGTGGTGCCTTGGGTCCTGTGGATGGTCAGAACCCAGAACTGCACAACCTTGCATTTTCCATGACTTTCTGCAATGTTGGTGATATTGTCTTTTTGACTACCGATGGAGTTTCAGATAACTTTGACCCTGTTGTGACAAAAATTGCACTCCCACAAAAAGCTGATGATTCCAACTTTAACAAGACAGTTCCAAATAATCCCAATGGCAGTCTTCTACATTCAAAACCAGAAATGACTCCCAAGGAGCGCCATGTGTATTCCATGAAAGAGATGGAAAGGGTGATACATGAGTATGAGTTACTCACTGAAGAACAGTGCTCTGCTCAAGAGTTTTGTAGTGCAATGGTGCAGCATGTTCTCACTGTGACAGATGGCAAGAGAAAAATTTTGGAGAATCCTGCCCTTTATGCCAAGCGCAAACTGACAAGTGCAGAACGCAAGCGAAGAGATTCAGaaattgttgaaaaaatgtCTAAAGCACCAGGGAAACTGGATCATGCATCAATTATAGCTTTTGAAGTAGGTGGGTTCATGAAGAACATTGAAGAGATAGAAAGTGAAAAAGTTGAAATGGAAAATGCTGGAAGGCCTTTAGAAAGTGCTGCTCCAAACTCACTGCCTGGACTAACTAGTCCTGTGTCACCCACCTCCCCATCCAACATAGCCAAGAAATCAGGTCCCCGAAAATTCCTGTCCATACTGAAAAATCTCCCATCACCAACCACATCATCATCTCCGTCATCTCCTCAGCCACACCACCTTGGCTCCAGCTTGCCTGCTAGCAATTCCAGCAGACCTCAGTCGCCGTTGGCCATACCAATCTCACCTCGGAAGTTTCCCAAACTGAGACGTCAGCGGTTCAGCTCCAGAGACTCGGAGCCAGAAACACCTGCCTCACCTTCCATCCCTGAATCTCCTTTTGAAA
- the LOC112556438 gene encoding uncharacterized protein LOC112556438 isoform X1, which translates to MNFQLAQQTHGAGDQKNQVWPGNLLWNVADDLPYVQLSTLDEEVMVSYSGPDTGLMYAESPGGNNDNPGPVAGCKTWNRKEPQGYGICISLYEQHPISMKMSGEPLADAFALCARRNNAILLIADGVNWGEKSRLAARCALYGSMKYLNYKMFDKHQQPSTTQDVITLLRKSLDEAHRAILARDGGLTTMCACMVVPVANSDQYVACCVNVGDSYGFVYSHNQGIREVTIGSHDVSSERDIRDAGGALGPVDGQNPELHNLAFSMTFCNVGDIVFLTTDGVSDNFDPVVTKIALPQKADDSNFNKTVPNNPNGSLLHSKPEMTPKERHVYSMKEMERVIHEYELLTEEQCSAQEFCSAMVQHVLTVTDGKRKILENPALYAKRKLTSAERKRRDSEIVEKMSKAPGKLDHASIIAFEVGGFMKNIEEIESEKVEMENAGRPLESAAPNSLPGLTSPVSPTSPSNIAKKSGPRKFLSILKNLPSPTTSSSPSSPQPHHLGSSLPASNSSRPQSPLAIPISPRKFPKLRRQRFSSRDSEPETPASPSIPESPFESEDCNPNVVSSGANMIDSFSPVHVKSPHFHSAHSSGPLHLRTRASRRQVYSRSVSFESSC; encoded by the exons ATGAATTTTCAACTTGCCCAACAGACTCATGGAGCGGGG GATCAAAAAAATCAAGTTTGGCCAGGAAATCTTTTATGGAATGTAGCAGATGATCTGCCCTACGTGCAGCTATCTACCTTAGATGAAGAGGTCATGGTTAGCTACTCTGGACCAGACACTGGATTAATGTATGCTGAATCTCCAGGAGGAAACA ATGATAACCCTGGTCCTGTTGCTGGGTGTAAGACATGGAATCGCAAGGAGCCACAAGGATATGGCATCTGCATCTCTTTATATGAACAGCATCCTATTAGTATGAAGATGTCAG GAGAGCCATTAGCAGATGCATTTGCACTTTGTGCTCGTAGAAATAATGCCATTCTTCTGATTGCGGATGGTGTAAATTGGGGAGAGAAGTCAAGGCTAGCAGCTAGGTGTGCTTTATATGGCAGCATGAAGTACCTCAACTACAAGATGTTTGATAAGCATCAGCAGCCAAGCACTACTCAG gATGTTATAACACTTCTTAGGAAATCTCTGGATGAAGCACATCGTGCTATTCTGGCACGGGATGGAGGGCTTACAACAATGTGTGCTTGCATGGTTGTTCCTGTGGCCAACTCTGATCAGTATGTGGCATGTTGCGTCAATGTTGGAGATAGCTATGGCTTTGTGTACTCCCACAACCAAGGCATTCGTGAAGTCACCATAGGTTCTCATGATGTGTCATCAGAGCGAGACATAAGAGATGCTGGTGGTGCCTTGGGTCCTGTGGATGGTCAGAACCCAGAACTGCACAACCTTGCATTTTCCATGACTTTCTGCAATGTTGGTGATATTGTCTTTTTGACTACCGATGGAGTTTCAGATAACTTTGACCCTGTTGTGACAAAAATTGCACTCCCACAAAAAGCTGATGATTCCAACTTTAACAAGACAGTTCCAAATAATCCCAATGGCAGTCTTCTACATTCAAAACCAGAAATGACTCCCAAGGAGCGCCATGTGTATTCCATGAAAGAGATGGAAAGGGTGATACATGAGTATGAGTTACTCACTGAAGAACAGTGCTCTGCTCAAGAGTTTTGTAGTGCAATGGTGCAGCATGTTCTCACTGTGACAGATGGCAAGAGAAAAATTTTGGAGAATCCTGCCCTTTATGCCAAGCGCAAACTGACAAGTGCAGAACGCAAGCGAAGAGATTCAGaaattgttgaaaaaatgtCTAAAGCACCAGGGAAACTGGATCATGCATCAATTATAGCTTTTGAAGTAGGTGGGTTCATGAAGAACATTGAAGAGATAGAAAGTGAAAAAGTTGAAATGGAAAATGCTGGAAGGCCTTTAGAAAGTGCTGCTCCAAACTCACTGCCTGGACTAACTAGTCCTGTGTCACCCACCTCCCCATCCAACATAGCCAAGAAATCAGGTCCCCGAAAATTCCTGTCCATACTGAAAAATCTCCCATCACCAACCACATCATCATCTCCGTCATCTCCTCAGCCACACCACCTTGGCTCCAGCTTGCCTGCTAGCAATTCCAGCAGACCTCAGTCGCCGTTGGCCATACCAATCTCACCTCGGAAGTTTCCCAAACTGAGACGTCAGCGGTTCAGCTCCAGAGACTCGGAGCCAGAAACACCTGCCTCACCTTCCATCCCTGAATCTCCTTTTGAAAGTGAGGATTGTAATCCAAATGTTGTGTCCAGTGGTGCTAATATGATAGATTCCTTTTCACCAGTGCATGTCAAGTCCCCACATTTTCATTCCGCTCACAGCTCTGGTCCCTTACATCTACGAACTCGAGCTTCCCGCAGGCAGGTATATTCACGCAGTGTTTCCTTTGAATCATCCTGCTGA
- the LOC112556438 gene encoding uncharacterized protein LOC112556438 isoform X2 produces the protein MNFQLAQQTHGAGDQKNQVWPGNLLWNVADDLPYVQLSTLDEEVMVSYSGPDTGLMYAESPGGNNDNPGPVAGCKTWNRKEPQGYGICISLYEQHPISMKMSGEPLADAFALCARRNNAILLIADGVNWGEKSRLAARCALYGSMKYLNYKMFDKHQQPSTTQDVITLLRKSLDEAHRAILARDGGLTTMCACMVVPVANSDQYVACCVNVGDSYGFVYSHNQGIREVTIGSHDVSSERDIRDAGGALGPVDGQNPELHNLAFSMTFCNVGDIVFLTTDGVSDNFDPVVTKIALPQKADDSNFNKTVPNNPNGSLLHSKPEMTPKERHVYSMKEMERVIHEYELLTEEQCSAQEFCSAMVQHVLTVTDGKRKILENPALYAKRKLTSAERKRRDSEIVEKMSKAPGKLDHASIIAFEVGGFMKNIEEIESEKVEMENAGRPLESAAPNSLPGLTSPVSPTSPSNIAKKSGPRKFLSILKNLPSPTTSSSPSSPQPHHLGSSLPASNSSRPQSPLAIPISPRKFPKLRRQRFSSRDSEPETPASPSIPESPFEILMNGQFN, from the exons ATGAATTTTCAACTTGCCCAACAGACTCATGGAGCGGGG GATCAAAAAAATCAAGTTTGGCCAGGAAATCTTTTATGGAATGTAGCAGATGATCTGCCCTACGTGCAGCTATCTACCTTAGATGAAGAGGTCATGGTTAGCTACTCTGGACCAGACACTGGATTAATGTATGCTGAATCTCCAGGAGGAAACA ATGATAACCCTGGTCCTGTTGCTGGGTGTAAGACATGGAATCGCAAGGAGCCACAAGGATATGGCATCTGCATCTCTTTATATGAACAGCATCCTATTAGTATGAAGATGTCAG GAGAGCCATTAGCAGATGCATTTGCACTTTGTGCTCGTAGAAATAATGCCATTCTTCTGATTGCGGATGGTGTAAATTGGGGAGAGAAGTCAAGGCTAGCAGCTAGGTGTGCTTTATATGGCAGCATGAAGTACCTCAACTACAAGATGTTTGATAAGCATCAGCAGCCAAGCACTACTCAG gATGTTATAACACTTCTTAGGAAATCTCTGGATGAAGCACATCGTGCTATTCTGGCACGGGATGGAGGGCTTACAACAATGTGTGCTTGCATGGTTGTTCCTGTGGCCAACTCTGATCAGTATGTGGCATGTTGCGTCAATGTTGGAGATAGCTATGGCTTTGTGTACTCCCACAACCAAGGCATTCGTGAAGTCACCATAGGTTCTCATGATGTGTCATCAGAGCGAGACATAAGAGATGCTGGTGGTGCCTTGGGTCCTGTGGATGGTCAGAACCCAGAACTGCACAACCTTGCATTTTCCATGACTTTCTGCAATGTTGGTGATATTGTCTTTTTGACTACCGATGGAGTTTCAGATAACTTTGACCCTGTTGTGACAAAAATTGCACTCCCACAAAAAGCTGATGATTCCAACTTTAACAAGACAGTTCCAAATAATCCCAATGGCAGTCTTCTACATTCAAAACCAGAAATGACTCCCAAGGAGCGCCATGTGTATTCCATGAAAGAGATGGAAAGGGTGATACATGAGTATGAGTTACTCACTGAAGAACAGTGCTCTGCTCAAGAGTTTTGTAGTGCAATGGTGCAGCATGTTCTCACTGTGACAGATGGCAAGAGAAAAATTTTGGAGAATCCTGCCCTTTATGCCAAGCGCAAACTGACAAGTGCAGAACGCAAGCGAAGAGATTCAGaaattgttgaaaaaatgtCTAAAGCACCAGGGAAACTGGATCATGCATCAATTATAGCTTTTGAAGTAGGTGGGTTCATGAAGAACATTGAAGAGATAGAAAGTGAAAAAGTTGAAATGGAAAATGCTGGAAGGCCTTTAGAAAGTGCTGCTCCAAACTCACTGCCTGGACTAACTAGTCCTGTGTCACCCACCTCCCCATCCAACATAGCCAAGAAATCAGGTCCCCGAAAATTCCTGTCCATACTGAAAAATCTCCCATCACCAACCACATCATCATCTCCGTCATCTCCTCAGCCACACCACCTTGGCTCCAGCTTGCCTGCTAGCAATTCCAGCAGACCTCAGTCGCCGTTGGCCATACCAATCTCACCTCGGAAGTTTCCCAAACTGAGACGTCAGCGGTTCAGCTCCAGAGACTCGGAGCCAGAAACACCTGCCTCACCTTCCATCCCTGAATCTCCTTTTGAAA ttttaatgaaCGGGCAGTTTAATTAA
- the LOC112556440 gene encoding uncharacterized protein LOC112556440: MSSPVVDGNVMSPQPSLGQSKGRKERRKEWWDKAKEVRSKLRDRSTLSKKENFQLQPQVVLQKVDSSRGFRSSVLAVPAPESTKKLTVPASKAGGQQVKQRPRPKVQPKQDLVPKHDKKNQKQL; the protein is encoded by the exons ATGTCGTCACCTGTGGTAGATGGGAATGTCATGAGTCCCCAGCCCTCACTTGGCCAGAGTAAAGGGCGAAAAGAACGGAGAAAAGAATGGTGGGATAAAGCAAAGGAAGTCCGCAGCAAGCTGC GTGACAGGAGCACACTTTCCAAGAAAGAGAATTTTCAGCTTCAGCCTCAGGTAGTCTTACAAAAAGTAGACAGTTCTAGAGGCTTTCGATCCTCAGTGTTAGCGGTTCCAGCACCAGAATCAACCAAAAAGTTGACAGTACCAGCCAGCAAGGCTGGTGGTCAACAGGTCAAACAGCGCCCTCGACCCAAAGTTCAGCCTAAACAAGACTTGGTACCAAagcatgacaaaaaaaatcaaaagcagCTGTGA